Proteins from one Phalacrocorax carbo chromosome 19, bPhaCar2.1, whole genome shotgun sequence genomic window:
- the LOC135316327 gene encoding LOW QUALITY PROTEIN: adenosine 5'-monophosphoramidase HINT1-like (The sequence of the model RefSeq protein was modified relative to this genomic sequence to represent the inferred CDS: deleted 1 base in 1 codon), protein MGAAEGGPGRVEEERGRQRALSWPTRSFGARAARPGGATTVFGKVVGKALPANVIYEDEECLAFHDLSPQAPMLFLVVPKEPIIMLSEAEDSGESRLGHLMIVGKKRAAHLGPTNGCWTVVDEGCEGGRSVCHVHLRILGGCQLGWPPG, encoded by the exons ATGGGCGCCGCGGAGGGAGGGCCTGGCCGAGTGGAGGAAGAGCGGGGGCGACAACGGGCGTTGTCGTGGCCGACGAGATCGTTTGGGGCGCGGGCTGCCCGGCCTGGTGGCGCCACTACTGTCTTCGGAAAGGTCGTCGGCAAGGCGCTT CCCGCCAACGTCATCTACGAGGACGAGGAG TGCCTTGCGTTCCATGATCTTTCACCCCAAGCTCCGATGCTTTTCCTAGTCGTGCCTAAGGAGCCAATCATCATGTTATCTGAAGCAGAAGATTCTGGTGAATCT CGCCTTGGGCATTTAATGATTGTTGGCAAGAAGCGTGCTGCTCACCTGGGCCCGACCAATGGATGTTGGACGGTTGTGGATGAAGGGTGTGAGGGTGGGCGGTCTGTCTGTCACGTACATCTACGTATTCTGGGTGGCTGTCAGTTGGGCTGGCCGCCTGGCTAA